The following nucleotide sequence is from Salvia splendens isolate huo1 chromosome 2, SspV2, whole genome shotgun sequence.
CTCCTGCTCCAATtactttcatttcattttcattttcagtttTATGCTCTCTTCTCAATCGAAGGGATGGCAGAGATCTGTTGCGAGAGCGAGGGTTCGTGCGAGACTAACAGCAGAGCCGCGCGGAGACGGAGGATGGAGCTACGCCGCGTCAGAGTGGACCTCACCGTTAAACGACGTCGTCTCCAACTCCAATTCCAACTCTCCTCCCCTACAGATTGCGAGAATAAGAAGGATATTCTCCCCAAATTCGGATTCGCCTCCGTTTGTGGACGCCGCCGAGACATGGAGGACGCCGTCGCCAGTCATCCTTCCTTTtgccggaatttctccgacgaCGATTTTTCCGCCGGCCTACACTACTTTGGCGTCTACGACGGCCACGGATGCTCTCATGTAAATTAATTACGACACCTTtgctttttatatttatttgttatcatttttttggtaattatTAGCAActttgtcacattttattttatatatatatataggatccACGTGCTCTTTAACTTTTTTCAACAGTTTTTCACTGAATTCTTTAAAACTCGtaccaaattaattaattggtgtCAATTAAGTGAAATCTTGGTTAGAGTTGGAGAGGTAGTATGTATAATTGAGCGAATATTGATTACAGGTAGCTACGAAATGCAAGGAGAGATTGCACGAGATGGTGAAGGAAGAGTTAGTCTTCGGAGAAGATCGCGACAGCAGCGACTGGTGGAAGCGCGTGATGGAGCGAAGCTTCAGGCGCATGGACAAAGAGGCGGTTGCATGGGATGAGAGCGCTGCGACTGCGAGCTGCCGGTGCGAGCTGCAGACGCCCGAGTGCGACGCGGTGGGGTCCACGGCGGTGGTTGCTGTGGTCAGTCCGTGCAATATAGTGGTGGCTAATTGCGGTGATTCGAGGGCGGTGCTGTGCCGGAGCGGCAAGGCTATTCCACTTTCCACCGACCACAAAGTGAGTTTTTCCGTTTCCTATTTTGATTTAAGGAGTAGTTGGCTTAGTGTGTGCTTAATTGTAGCCTGACCGGCCGGACGAGATGAACCGGATACAGGCTGCCGGTGGCCGAGTCATATTTTGGGAGGGTGCTCGGGTTCTTGGTGTTCTTGCCATGTCCAGGGCTATTGGTAACTTTACtgaatttaattttagtttttcttttttgtccCTTTGCTGTctaattttacttttatttacattttattaaaaagttaATATATAGAAATAATATTCTCCTTTTCCCTATtcattttgtttataaaattaaataattttttagaatcCTTAATGCTCGTTCCGTCCagcttaagatgacacattttgtctttttagtttgtcccaactaagatgacacatttccgtTTTAGAAATtttatctctccaattaatacactcaaccattttttctcactcctattaaaaattcatcattctttcttctctctattttaatacttacacttacattttctctctccaattataCACTTATAGCTCCTAAAATCCAGTGCCggccaagaaatgtgtcatcgtagccgggacggagggaataatatATAAGGAGATATTTATTATCGAGCGAATGGAGTAATTGATACTATCTtagtcccttaaaaatagaaactaaaaatagaaatttttttctttctattttagaatgTAGTCCCACGATCCACTAACACTtccattattttttctcttcttgtctcttactttacccatttttttttgttttcatctctcttactttatccattcttctctcttaccttaccaattttacattaaaactcgtttCGTTtaaaaaagtttatatttttcgaAGACGGGGTAGTACGAATAATAATGAAGGGAAGGTGGCGAGTGCAGGCGATAATTATTTGAAGCCATACGTAAGCTGTGAGCCGGAGGTGACGATAACAGAGCGGAATGAAGAGGACGAGTGCCTAATACTAGCTAGCGATGGGCTGTGGGATGTGGTGTCCAACGACACGGCCTGCGGGGTGGCGAGGATGTGCCTGAAGGGGAAGGAAGGCAGCTCGGACAAGGCGTGCAATGACGCATCCATGCTGCTAACTAAGCTGGCTCTCGCGCGGAGGAGTGCGGACAACGTTACTGTACTTGTTATTGATCTAACCTAGCGATCCACCTCTAAAATTACTCACTTCTTCTCTTTTTGGGTTTAGTTTTTGGTGTAAACGATGGACTTACTTGTTTGGGTTATAATTGTTGGGCATCTCAATCTACTTTCACGATTTTCTTTACTTAATCAATGTGTATGTATATAGTGCGCTCACCTTTTTCTTAGCTCTTGTTCCACCATAAAAAAACCAAACCCAACCCTTCCCCTACATAACTctttactttattattattattatttttattttattatatttttattaaatagcTTTATTAGAATTTACTAGAATTTCCGCTCTAAGATGTTAATCGGGTCAATTAATTGAGTTTCTGAGTTATTCCTATTCATGTTATAGACTGGGCAAGGAATTTATCGAATTAGAAGTTTTTAGTCTAACTTCAAATGATCgtgtgttttgtttttaatcGAATTGCAAATGTTCGTGTTTTGGTGATTAATCGACTGACATAAAAGTTGatactattatattttattttctaaaataatttTCCTTTGGCCACATGAAATATAGAAAATGAGaagtaaaaaaaagagagatggATATGAACAACTCAAACGCACAAGATTAATAAAACCAAAAGTATATAATAGTTTCATAAAACAATAACTGAGAAGATATAGAAAAATATGAATCAAGTAGATAATCTGGAAGTGTGAACCATTGAGGACAACGAAAAGATTAATTAAGCATAAATAGAGCGCAAGAAacacaccccccccccccccccccaaaataATTTATGTGGGTCGATCTTAAATATTTACATCCAATGGCGAAGCCACCTTGGCGCCAAGGGCCCCTGGTCCCCCATCAATTTTTCGATtgagtatatataatatagagggaacatctttttaagtacatcaactatctcaaatgagcaaatttggtccgtaacatttcataatatcttttaaaGTCCattaactataagttaatatcaattcaactacttttttgttatttccaatattttcatgaccaaatTACCCTTAAGGCCATGAAGGGCAATCCAATCTATTTATTCatccacttttttctttcttctaatttatttgggtttaagtttaatagatcttatactattattattaatatataccataccttatttgaatattatgatattactttctagtgctagttaatacttttatatggttacattctcaattatttagataaaactaagataattattttattttaatgattctcataattttattaagctgaaaatttaagttaatcataatatataatatatacgtggaaataaaattttaataaagtaaaaaaaatataatttacgaATAGTTAAGGGAATAGATATGAGAACTATGAacaatttttatgatgttgtaaatgccctaatgataatattaagacGCGACATTGTGATACTAAACAATTGATAGCAgctattgatattttatttaattaaacaatcacagatttaaattaatcatatattcaactaagaatgtcattgtcttttttattaaattgattattgataattttaactatttaattaaaacttagctctttgaattatttaagattctatgcatataaattttaattgaatcatcaattttgtattgcacttaaaaatatcatattctATGTATAGCTTTAAGATTGAAAATTTTATATTCCATCTAATAAAGTGAACTACTTTCAATACAAATATTGTATAAGTATAATgtttacatttatttatatcttagttatttcactattaatattaaatatagtacaatgatttaaaatattacaaataagtaaaactaaacgtaaataattaatagtaatagaatattcacatcattaagatatttttattttgaaattaaaattagaggagacatcttttttggtacatcaactatcccaaattatatactttaatgaaaatgagagggtacatagattgaattgccctcattggccaaaagggtattttggtcatgaaaatattggaaatggccaaaaattagttgaattgatattaccTTATAGTTGATGTaccttaaaagatattatgaaatgtaaCGGATCAAATTTACTCATTTGAGATAGTTtatgtactaaaaaagatgttccgTCTCTAATACATGCAAACTAAAATAAACGTATAGCATCTCTGGCACAGTTGGCTAGAGATGATGTCTTGTAACCCAGGTATCACAAATTCGATTATCTTCAGCAagatatttctcttctacatatgttgtttttttcttctcttctcaTTCTATCTAATGCAATACAATATTCTGCCTACTTTCTATTTTTTGGAACATGGAGTAATTCCTATCTTTTCTCTTTTACACcactatatattaattttaaatcttTATCACTTCATAATTGCAATTTCGTTTCCATCTATATTATTcttacataaaaattaaaaatattaaatattaactATATTGAGCTTCCGGCGTTACCAACATCGAATGAACTATATAACTATTAACAGTGATTTGAACCCCTATCATAAAAATCCTAGCTTCGCCAATGTTTACATCCACGGATGAAAAATGCATCTTTATTCAACCACAACCAAGAAGGAAAACTGAATACAAGATCTCATAATTATAAGTTTAGTCAAAGAAAACCTAAATCCCAAAATGGGATACTCTATTCttgtggggtatttatagggctGGAAATCATCCTCTTCAAATTAGGATAACTCTAGACTATAGAGGCCAAATCTTAAACGAAATCGTATAAAGGCATCTTTCACCCTGGTCTGGATCCAggccaagtcccctccacgtcattaTGCCCCTAATATTTTGTGTCAGGCCACAACTCCTATAACCTTATAGGCCCCATCCACACCCTAACTATAAAGTTACACTATTCACAACTGCAAgttattttactcgtaaaatagaaaaatattgaaTAATTAAAACACGAAAAACTCATTGTTCAGTCGAAAACAAAAAtttacaaacataaaaaataaaaaaaagttaaaacacAACATCAATGCTGGAAAACATTTGTAAGTgtccaaatttcttcaattAGATAAGCTTGAAAGTGAGTGTGAGCTTATTCTTCGCGCATCTCAGTtgaacgggccatgacattgcgcATGTCAAGAGGAAAACCCTGAACTAGAGGGCCGTTTACAAAGAACGAACTGGAGGTGCTCGAGCATGCGTCGCCACTCCATGTGATGTATAAAGTCTCACATCAATGTTATGCATttataatacatgcatacatgatataGGCGATTAGTGGATGGTGCCATCCATGGGCCACTCCTTTCACTATAACCCACCGTGCTTTGAGGACTTTGAATGCTCGCTCCACATCTTTCCGAGCCACCGCTTGCTTTTGGGCGAACAATGACTTCTTCGGCGTTGTCGAacatgtgatagtcttcacgaacagGGGGCTATCGTGGGTAGATCCCATCCGCCGATGGTACCCTatactataccgacggtggttggccgtgaactctacgttcgTCGCTTGCCCGACACAAGGTCGTTGAACACTGGAGACTCGTTTAACACATTGAGGATGTTGTTCGAACCAGCGACCCCAAAGTAGACATGCTAGATCTACAATCGTTGGTTGGAAACAACCTCCAACACGATAGTTGGATGTGTGCCCTTGTtcccgctagtgtattgtcctctccatGCATGTtgttggacaattcttccactacTAGTGCACAGTCGATGCTGCCCAGCATCCCGATGAAGCTGTGGGCCTGCTCGTGCATGTTTACCAGCCTCCGGATGTCGTCGGTCATTAGCTTTCTCAAGTatgtatccttgaatgcttcgacaACTGCCCGACAGAATTTAGCTAGGCAATCTCGTCTAGTGTGCTtgcttacatggagatactcgtcgaacatatcTGAAGTTGTTTCGTAAGCGAGTTCACGTATGGCGGGTGTTACTTTCTGCAAAGTCGATATACTTTGCTGATCAATAGCATCAGTGTTAGCTTGAAATACGAGTCATGAGCTACAACCGCGTTGACGATGCGCAGGAATAAAGGCTTTTGCATCCGGAAACGATGGTGGAACATCTGATCACTGCATCGaggatctctagagaaatagTCTGTGAATAGCCGCAAATGAGCTTGCTCACGGTCTCGGTGGATATACATTCGAGTCCGTGGTACGCGAGCGTGTTGTTTATTTCCTCTTGGATTGCAGGCATCCCTCCTCCAACATTATGGCAATGCTGCCTTCGATTGCTCATTGATCAGGCCGAGGAGGCATTTTGACGAATGTATTTGAGTGATTTAGTTTGAGAGGGAgagaaatgaagatgaaaatggtaTGGAATTAGATGGTATTTATaaggaaaaaattgaattaaaaaaaacattgagTTGCTGCTCGAGTCGGGCCCGAAACCCCTCCAACTCCAACGTTGGGCAGGACCGCAACCAGGTCACTACTCCATCACCAGGTGCGGCCCAGCCACGTCCCCTCCCCTCCATCTCACACTAAGTTCACTATGTGTCCAATTCGACGGACCATTGGACGACTTCTAATCTTCCCGTTGACATGTTAGCCGACAGGTGAGTTTGGGGGACCGCTGACCAATGTCAGTCCTCCGTCATTTGATCTGCCTCCCATCTTCGTTTATTCTTTACTCACTTTCTTTTCTATAAAAACTCATTATACACCTCAAAATACCACCATCGAAGTCATCCATCATCCGAGAACCAACACTTTTGAAGTGGGAATGCAAACAACTACCCACCACCCTCTTTAAAAAGAGAAGGATATTCACATCACCTTTTGTGGGAGGATGGCACCTAATTCACTTATCAAGCATATTTGCTCTCACTTTAAACAGAATTTTTTTATCAAGGCAGCCAATAACATCTATTATATTTGCAATGCATCGATGAGTAACTTGTACTGGATGTACAAGTCACTTAGACAACTTATATCTCAATTTCATTATACTTGTAGATGTTAGCACAAGTCTCTTACGTATCAAAAAAAGCACATCCTCTATGTCCGACCTATTGTAATTGAATACATATAGAAAAGAATGAGTTGATCACCAATAATCCCCACACGAGCATTTCCCATCTCTGAAATGGTGAAACCGATTAATATCCCTAACCATAATCTCTCTATCTCCAAACTTGGACATGAACTTGGTGAACGAGTGACAATCTTCACACAACCTCAGATTCTTGCTAATCCTTATCGTCTCTCCTCTCCTGCAATTTATCAAACCAAACGCCACCGCCAATTTCTCACTGTGCCCCAACAGCACCCGCTGCTTCTCCTCCGTGTCAAGCTCGTACAGCACCGATTTCGTCTCTGGAACGTACCCCTGCTCCATCATCTCCTCCGACAGCTTCACCACCAAGGCGTGGACCAGCTCGATTTGAGGATTCACCTCGTCCACGGACCTTATCGAGTACACCCTTTTCTTCGCCTCAATCCAGCACCATCCCGGCACCTTCTGCAGCCCCTTCTCTTCCAGCAGCTTCTTCACTCTCTTCACCTCGCCCCACATCTTCGCCTCCGCGTATATCTCAGCAAGAAGCACGTAGTTCCCTGCGTTCGTGGGCTCGAGCTCGAACAGCATCCTGCTCGCCCTctctgcaagctccatgttGCAGTGAATCCTGCACGATCCGAGGAGAGCTCCCCACACCATCGCCCCTGGCTCATCCCGCATATCGGCTATGATCCTAGCCGCTTCCTCTAGCCGATTAGCtctgccgagaagatccacaatGCAAGCGTAATGCTCTACGCTAGGGCGAATCCCATGCTCTCTCGTCATCGAATCAAACAACATTTTTCCCTCGTCAACTAGTCCAGAATGGCTGCAAGCTCCCAACACGCTGATGAACGTTACTGGAGTAGGCGACACGCCTCGTTTCACCATCTCCTGAAACGTCGCAAGCGCCTTTGACCCGAGCCCGTGAACTGCATAGCTCGAAATCATGGAATTCCAAGAAACAACATCCCTCTTCTCCATCTGATTGAAAACATTCTCCCCCAATTCGACATCCCCGCATCTAGCATACATAGTGACAAGCGCATTCATAACCGGCAAGATCGAATCGAGCCCTTTCCTAACTACATATCCATGTATCAACTTCCCCTGCTCCAGAGCAGCCAGCGTCGCGCACGCCTGAACCACACTGACCAATGTGACCGAGTTAGGCAGCACGTCGTCGCTACCCTCCCGCATCATCTCCCCGAAAACCTCCAGCGCCTCCAACGGCCTCGCATTCTTAGCAAAACACGCGATCATAGCGCTCCACGAAACCAGATTCTTGGCCGGCATCGAGTCGAAAACCTGCCTAGCACTCTCCACGCACCCGAATTTCGCATACATGTCAACCAAAGTAGTCATCACATGGAGCTGCCTCTCGTGTCCGCGACGCAGAACTTGCGCGTGAACCTCCTTCCCCCGGAGGCGCTCGAAACCCGAAACAACGCACGCCTTTAACACATAAGTGTAAGTGAATCGATCAGAGGGCATCCCAATCCAATTCATCCGCCTATACAATCTCAGAGCCTCCTCTCCATCGCCCAACATAGCGAGAGCGCGAAAAATCGCGTTCCAAACGTAAATCGTTTTTTCAGTAATTTCATCGAACACTTGGCGGGCGTGATGGGAAGAGCCGAGTTCCGCATACATGTTGATGAGCTTTGTGGCCAAGAATGGATCTTGAGCGAAGCCATCTTGGGTGAGGCAGGTGTGAACGGCGAATGCGTCGGAAAAGCTGTGATTTTGGGCGCAGGATTGGATGAGGAGGTTGTAGGTGAGTTGGGTGGGATTATCCTCGTGGGAGAGCAATTGGATTGCTTGTTTGAGTTTGCCCTTTCGGCAGAGGGTCTGGATGGAGTGGTTTTTGCTGGTGGTGGAGGTGGGAATTGTGAGGGTGGAAGTGGAGACGAGGGAGGCGGTAGTGGAGAGGCGGTGGCGTGAGGGTGCACGGAGGTGAGTCGGCTGGAGAGTTTGGATTTGGAACATTCGGacatttgtgtttgtatgtggAGATTCTGTTGTGGCCCTAAACAAATCAACATGTAGATTTTTTTCGGTGAATATGCAAAATGCACCCTAGGAATAGCTTATATTGCAGAGCGCACCCTTAACTAGCTTAGGAAATGATTTGTTGCATTCACCGTACTGAGTACTACATCCGCGTTCAAGATGtccgttttttctttttagtttatctcacTTAAAATGTAGACATTTTATAGTTGAAAATAAATCTTTCTTTCCTCTCTCCTTATTATAATACTTCAactatctttttttctttctacttattccacctaacaactCAACCTAAAATCCggtgtcactcaagaatgtgaaCATTTTGAATGATACGGAGGGGAGTATTATCCGCaactattaattattaaaaaaactatGTGTATTATACTGTTACTCCCTCGTCCCGAAAGAATATGTATTTTgggtttgacacgagttttaatgtagaattgatTAAGAAGAGAGCGgcggagagaaaaaataattaaagtatgttagtggagagtgggtCCCATCTATTAAATTAGAAAGACTTTTCAAAACTAGaaaatacatattcttgtgggacgaactaaaaaggaaaaagtgcatattcttgtgggacgtatggagtaatattttatccatttcttttgttattttgttatttctattatttttcAACTAAACAACTAAATATATACTTCCTCGTCCGCCATTAGAAGTCTCGATTTACCATTTACTCCGTCCATGACAGGAGTCCTGATTCACTtctaaatttatttacttttatagtaaaattgaacggggacggactaaaatagaaaactgGGACCCCAAGTGATGGACGGAGATAGTAATAAATGTCATGTGTTGTCAACGAATCGAACGATACAACTCGCACTCTAGTACGCTAAAATGTTTGAACTCTACGTGCTCATTGTCTTAGTGTCGTACTCGACGTTGAGCTTGCATGTTCACACCTaaactgctgatgctctaacaCGTCAAATGTAGCCGCTTCATATTAGtccttataattttttatttttttaaacatgACATGATACAATGTGTATGTCACACTAGTTTAGAAAactcaattataaaattaattcgaGAGAACAAATTCATTTAGGGAACGCTTATCAAAGTGCAAATGGTCAATTTTATCCTATCATCTAGGGATAGGGATAGGGATGTAATGTTATCTACTTAAGCCATTGAACGAATACACAATATAATGTAAGATAAGCTTCCGCTCAATGAGAAAAACATCCTAATGATGTGACAAAATCGTATAAACACCTTAAACGATATGATATAATCGAGTATGATTACACTTCTGTAAGTTACTCATCAATTTTCCATTACCAACATTGAAGTGATGTATAAAGTCTCACATCAATGTTCTAATTACCAAATTTTTATTGCGAGACATTGTATTCCAAAAATTAGACGAGTACTAAACGAGATATTTTCGGATAAACACCACAAACTATAAAGACAAAATGAACCATCAAATTAGCATCCTGAATCGGTTTTATTTAAATACTagcaaatttcaaaatttcatattACACATCATGTGCCCATTAGGTAATATAGTGATAGAGTTCATACGATACATCCCTGATTTTATCCAGGCAggtaaaacaaaaattaatttagaGAAAAACACCGTAATAACTTAGGTAAATGAGGCAAGTTTAGCAAAATATGTAAAACAAATTCCTATGCTAAACCTGAGTAAGACACAGAAATTTAGCAACAAAACTACATCAGTCGAATCATAGATTGCGTTCTGAAATACTATATTAGAGGGAAATGACAAAACAAAAATACAGCACTTGGCCATTTGATAATACTTGCGTCCGAATCAGTCTTTAGTGGTATCCACCTCAGGAAACAATACATTCTGTCATTGCACAGTGCCTTTGCACCATGTGCATGCCTCTGAGTTCTACAAAGTTGAAAGAAACCAGCATACATAATTTAGTTAACGAACGACAACGAATCCTTATAGAACCATTATATGCTAAAAATGAAGAGTACTTAATTTACTGATTCTTCACTGTCTTTCATAGCTCTGATATAATACATTGGGTAGACAACAAATGGTGTTTGCAAAAGAATCCCACT
It contains:
- the LOC121770624 gene encoding probable protein phosphatase 2C 24, whose protein sequence is MAEICCESEGSCETNSRAARRRRMELRRVRVDLTVKRRRLQLQFQLSSPTDCENKKDILPKFGFASVCGRRRDMEDAVASHPSFCRNFSDDDFSAGLHYFGVYDGHGCSHVATKCKERLHEMVKEELVFGEDRDSSDWWKRVMERSFRRMDKEAVAWDESAATASCRCELQTPECDAVGSTAVVAVVSPCNIVVANCGDSRAVLCRSGKAIPLSTDHKPDRPDEMNRIQAAGGRVIFWEGARVLGVLAMSRAIGDNYLKPYVSCEPEVTITERNEEDECLILASDGLWDVVSNDTACGVARMCLKGKEGSSDKACNDASMLLTKLALARRSADNVTVLVIDLT
- the LOC121762430 gene encoding pentatricopeptide repeat-containing protein At3g46790, chloroplastic-like, whose amino-acid sequence is MFQIQTLQPTHLRAPSRHRLSTTASLVSTSTLTIPTSTTSKNHSIQTLCRKGKLKQAIQLLSHEDNPTQLTYNLLIQSCAQNHSFSDAFAVHTCLTQDGFAQDPFLATKLINMYAELGSSHHARQVFDEITEKTIYVWNAIFRALAMLGDGEEALRLYRRMNWIGMPSDRFTYTYVLKACVVSGFERLRGKEVHAQVLRRGHERQLHVMTTLVDMYAKFGCVESARQVFDSMPAKNLVSWSAMIACFAKNARPLEALEVFGEMMREGSDDVLPNSVTLVSVVQACATLAALEQGKLIHGYVVRKGLDSILPVMNALVTMYARCGDVELGENVFNQMEKRDVVSWNSMISSYAVHGLGSKALATFQEMVKRGVSPTPVTFISVLGACSHSGLVDEGKMLFDSMTREHGIRPSVEHYACIVDLLGRANRLEEAARIIADMRDEPGAMVWGALLGSCRIHCNMELAERASRMLFELEPTNAGNYVLLAEIYAEAKMWGEVKRVKKLLEEKGLQKVPGWCWIEAKKRVYSIRSVDEVNPQIELVHALVVKLSEEMMEQGYVPETKSVLYELDTEEKQRVLLGHSEKLAVAFGLINCRRGETIRISKNLRLCEDCHSFTKFMSKFGDREIMVRDINRFHHFRDGKCSCGDYW